Proteins encoded together in one Polypterus senegalus isolate Bchr_013 chromosome 16, ASM1683550v1, whole genome shotgun sequence window:
- the mrpl4 gene encoding 39S ribosomal protein L4, mitochondrial translates to MFRRSLSVCCRQIGKTFLSTLPEDVGLPSNLKLPPNLISTAKRERPSPVGSGLPVLRKCEIEIPPQLSAKQAWLESLKDDTLGLVELHPDVFAVPPRLDILHEVIVWQRNFKRISHAKVKTRAEVRGGGRKPWQQKGSGRARHGSIRSPLWRGGGIAHGPRGPTSYYYMLPMKVRVLGLKVALSTKLAQDYLHIIDSLEIPTPEPQYLLDLAKQRQWGESVLIVDVHEDMPENILKATANLKTINLMPVIGLNVYSMLKHETVLLTVDAVNFLEKKLLWHDHRYSPLYPFRLPYNDFP, encoded by the exons tttttatcaaCACTGCCAGAGGATGTTGGACTACCCAGCAATCTGAAACTTCCTCCAAATCTAATCAGCACTGCAAAGCGAG AGAGGCCCAGCCCGGTTGGTTCAGGACTGCCTGTTCTCAGAAAATGTGAGATTGAAATTCCTCCCCAGCTAAGTGCTAAACAAGCGTGGCTGGAGTCCCTGAAAGACGACACATTGGGACTAGTCGAACTGCATCCTGATGTGTTTGCTGTGCCTCCCcg ACTGGATATACTTCACGAAGTGATTGTCTGGCAGAGGAATTTCAAAAGAATT AGCCATGCTAAAGTAAAGACACGagcagaagtgagaggtggaggaAGGAAACCCTGGCAGCAGAAAGGAAGTGGCAGAGCACGGCATGGCAGCATTCGCTCACCATTATGGAGAGGAG gtggtATTGCACATGGACCAAGAGGGCCTACTAGTTACTATTACATGTTGCCCATGAAAGTGCGTGTATTGGGACTGAAAGTAGCTTTGAGCACAAAGTTAGCTCAG GATTATCTTCATATCATCGACTCTCTTGAGATACCCACCCCAGAGCCACAGTACCTTTTGGACCTGGCCAAGCAGAGGCAGTGGGGCGAATCTGTGCTGATTGTCGATGT CCATGAAGACATGCCAGAAAATATTTTGAAGGCTACAGCCAACCTGAAGACCATAAATTTGATGCCAGTCATTG ggCTGAATGTGTACAGCATGCTAAAACACGAAACTGTTCTCCTCACCGTGGACGCAGTGAATTTCTTGGAGAAGAAACTGCTTTGGCATGATCACAGATACTCTCCCCTTTACCCGTTTAGGTTGCCCTACAATGATTTTCCATGA
- the si:dkey-23f9.4 gene encoding hydrolethalus syndrome protein 1 homolog — MDEFTEEDVREQLALLGYHNIPRHRLLEFKQDLEKLIQREKAKNQTSCERDSSLPTSSISKDSLPHEENTTNFLSEQPHCSKDLDQHTERQVPCFPGMNNTPAELDPYVRHSVATRYTRPKSAPNMLGVEDSPRSSDGSVEPDTSRSTSPDRPQTSFNKPVMKRKVLRKQNGRVLVCDESTYSEGDSVSKLEEGISAVQIGSEDDDSHVDSEDTQSSRADYHRPERERPQSAFQLYRRELLRSADTDGSHHLNRPKSFIRPQLDHPHTRNIKKTDPVAKYFQYKQDWETFRPPGENDRKALRWGIKEQMLYKSQPVKPQRIFVPNNYVVPTEKKRSALRWEVRHDMANGVIPQKMFFPI; from the exons ACCTTGAGAAACTCATCCAACGTGAAAAGGCAAAGAACCAAACTTCATGTGAGAGGGATTCTTCGCTGCCCACTAGCAGTATAAGCAAGGACTCTTTGCCACATG AGGAAAACACAACTAATTTCTTGAGTGAACAGCCTCATTGCTCTAAGGATTTGGAtcaacatacagagagacag GTCCCGTGCTTTCCCGGAATGAACAACACTCCTGCAGAGCTTGATCCGTATGTTAGACATTCCGTTGCAACAAGATACACCCGTCCCAAGTCTGCACCTAACATGTTGGGTGTGGAAGACAGTCCAAGGAGCAGCGATGGCAGTGTGGAACCGGACACGAGCAGATCAACAAGTCCAGACAGACCACAGACGAGTTTTAACAAACCAGTAATGAAGAGGAAAGTCTTAAG GAAGCAAAATGGACGGGTTCTCGTTTGTGATGAATCAACTTACAGTGAGGGAGACTCAG TGAGTAAACTGGAGGAGGGGATTAGCGCAGTGCAAATCGGCTCTGAAGACGACGACTCCCACGTGGACAGTGAAGACACGCAGAGCTCGAGAGCCGATTACCACAGGCCGGAGAGGGAAAGGCCGCAATCCGCCTTCCAGTTGTACAGGAGGGAGCTC TTGAGATCTGCAGATACTGATGGCTCTCACCATTTAAATCGACCAAAGTCCT TTATCAGACCACAACTGGATCATCCACACACCAGGAATATCAAGAAGACTGATCCTGTTGCCAA GTATTTCCAGTACAAACAAGACTGGGAGACATTCAGGCCACCTGGAGAAAATGACAGGAAAGCTTTGCGTTGGGGCATAAAG GAGCAAATGCTGTACAAGAGTCAGCCTGTG AAACCACAACGCATCTTTGTTCCAAACAATTATGTGGTGCCAACAGAGAAAAAACGTTCTGCACTGAGATGGGAAGTGCGCCATGACATGGCCAATGGTGTGATACCACAGAAAATGTTCTTTCCAATCTAA